A region from the Campylobacter magnus genome encodes:
- a CDS encoding DNA methyltransferase has product MINDLDLSHWRELDILTDDLWLFASRDKTGKHKNIYHGNFIPQIPYQLISRFTKAGEVVLDTFCGSGTTLYECEKLGRKFIGLDLNPQILDFVSSQMKESKSDFYRLKLRDNTDENSRILEF; this is encoded by the coding sequence ATGATAAATGATTTGGATTTGTCTCACTGGCGAGAACTTGATATTTTAACCGATGATTTGTGGCTCTTTGCTAGTAGGGATAAAACTGGTAAGCATAAAAATATTTATCACGGAAATTTTATCCCACAAATTCCATATCAACTAATCTCTCGCTTTACAAAAGCAGGTGAGGTAGTGCTAGATACCTTTTGTGGCTCTGGTACTACGCTTTATGAGTGTGAAAAACTAGGTCGCAAATTCATAGGACTTGATTTAAATCCGCAGATTTTAGATTTTGTAAGCTCTCAAATGAAAGAAAGTAAAAGTGATTTTTATAGATTAAAATTACGCGATAATACCGATGAAAATTCTAGAATTCTAGAATTCTAG
- a CDS encoding aspartate-semialdehyde dehydrogenase, giving the protein MKKYSVAVVGATGAVGEEIFRVLEELDFPVGDVLPLGSARSAGSEIEFKGKKYKVKELSESTFSEHEVDIAFFSAGGSVSEKYAKFAAESGAVVIDNTSHFRMQPDVPLVVPECNPDDVKEWKNTGIIANPNCSTIQMVQLLKPLNDAFGIRRVDVSTYQAASGAGKEGMEELVYQMQKFFEFKLDECEPKVFAHRLALNVIPHIDVFLDNDYTKEEMKMVNETQKILHKKIEVSATCVRVPVLRSHSEAITIHFEREVDAAAAREVLSKAPSVVVIDEPSKKLYPMPSISSDTNETYVGRIRSDNFDKKILHLWCCADQIRVGAATNAVRIAQIWAGEN; this is encoded by the coding sequence ATGAAAAAATATTCTGTAGCAGTAGTAGGCGCAACTGGCGCTGTGGGTGAAGAGATTTTTAGAGTGCTTGAAGAGCTTGATTTTCCAGTAGGCGATGTTTTGCCACTTGGCTCAGCTCGCTCAGCTGGCTCAGAAATCGAGTTTAAGGGCAAAAAATATAAGGTAAAAGAGCTAAGCGAGAGCACATTTAGCGAGCATGAGGTGGATATTGCGTTTTTTAGCGCAGGTGGTTCGGTGAGCGAAAAATACGCAAAATTCGCAGCAGAAAGCGGCGCAGTCGTCATCGACAATACTAGTCATTTTAGAATGCAGCCAGATGTGCCACTAGTAGTGCCTGAGTGTAACCCAGACGATGTAAAAGAGTGGAAAAATACCGGAATAATCGCAAATCCAAACTGCTCAACAATCCAAATGGTTCAGCTTTTAAAACCGCTAAATGATGCTTTTGGCATTCGCCGTGTGGATGTATCTACCTACCAAGCAGCAAGTGGTGCTGGCAAAGAGGGCATGGAAGAGCTTGTTTATCAAATGCAAAAGTTCTTTGAGTTTAAGCTTGATGAGTGTGAGCCAAAGGTTTTTGCCCACCGCCTTGCGCTTAATGTAATTCCGCATATTGATGTGTTTTTGGATAATGACTACACAAAAGAAGAGATGAAAATGGTAAATGAAACCCAAAAAATCCTTCACAAAAAAATCGAGGTTTCAGCCACTTGCGTGCGTGTACCAGTGCTGCGTAGCCACAGCGAGGCTATTACAATTCACTTTGAGCGTGAGGTGGATGCAGCAGCTGCAAGAGAGGTGCTAAGCAAAGCTCCAAGCGTGGTAGTAATCGATGAGCCAAGCAAGAAGCTATATCCAATGCCAAGCATTTCAAGCGATACAAATGAAACTTATGTAGGTAGAATTCGCTCTGATAATTTTGATAAAAAGATTTTACACCTTTGGTGCTGCGCTGATCAAATCCGCGTGGGAGCTGCGACAAATGCTGTAAGAATAGCGCAAATCTGGGCTGGGGAGAACTAA
- a CDS encoding sigma-54-dependent transcriptional regulator, which yields MRKSLEFALSEYEEFEIKCFKSALDALKKMPEDTDIVVTDINMPGMDGLAFAKELAGKYDIVIMTGNATLSGAIESLRLGVRDFLTKPFDADALVAVLRKVRDEKPASKAVKIIENSSDDEPNKSAFFGSSPVLEALLKTAKKAAVTDASVMINGQSGVGKELFARFIHENSPRSSAPFVAINMAAIPENLLESELYGYEKGAFTDATATKKGLFELADGGTLFLDEIGEMPANLQAKLLRVIQERELMRVGGSKTFKINVRIVSATNADLSEKIKNGEFREDLFYRLNTIPLNVPPLKERKDEIEGIASSVLKRVSSSYNLGTKKLGKDALKALLAYDYPGNIRELVSIIERAAILSESEEISKSDLGI from the coding sequence ATGCGCAAGTCCTTGGAATTCGCACTTAGCGAGTATGAGGAATTTGAGATAAAGTGCTTTAAATCAGCCCTTGATGCGCTAAAAAAAATGCCAGAAGATACTGATATAGTAGTAACTGATATAAATATGCCAGGCATGGACGGACTTGCTTTTGCCAAAGAACTAGCCGGAAAATATGATATAGTAATCATGACAGGCAATGCCACTCTAAGCGGTGCGATTGAGAGTTTACGCCTTGGAGTTAGGGATTTTCTAACTAAGCCTTTTGATGCTGATGCCCTTGTAGCTGTGCTAAGAAAGGTGCGAGATGAAAAACCAGCCAGTAAGGCTGTAAAAATCATAGAAAATTCTAGCGATGATGAGCCAAATAAAAGCGCATTTTTTGGCAGTTCGCCTGTGCTTGAGGCTCTTTTAAAAACAGCCAAAAAGGCAGCTGTAACGGACGCAAGTGTAATGATAAATGGACAAAGTGGCGTGGGAAAAGAGCTTTTTGCTCGCTTTATACACGAAAACTCACCAAGAAGCTCTGCGCCTTTTGTAGCAATAAATATGGCTGCAATCCCAGAAAATTTGCTTGAAAGTGAGCTTTATGGCTACGAAAAAGGTGCTTTTACAGACGCTACAGCCACGAAAAAAGGGCTTTTTGAGCTAGCTGATGGTGGGACGCTGTTTTTAGATGAAATAGGCGAAATGCCAGCAAACTTGCAAGCCAAACTACTGCGTGTAATCCAAGAGCGAGAACTAATGCGAGTTGGTGGCTCAAAAACCTTTAAAATCAATGTTCGCATCGTATCAGCCACAAATGCTGACCTTAGCGAAAAGATAAAAAACGGCGAGTTTAGAGAGGATCTTTTTTATCGCTTAAATACCATACCTTTAAATGTCCCGCCACTAAAAGAGCGAAAAGATGAGATTGAAGGTATTGCAAGCTCAGTTTTAAAGCGAGTTAGCAGCAGCTATAATCTAGGGACAAAAAAGCTTGGAAAAGACGCTCTAAAAGCACTTTTAGCTTATGATTATCCAGGAAATATAAGAGAGCTTGTTAGCATAATTGAAAGAGCTGCGATTTTAAGTGAGAGCGAAGAAATTTCTAAAAGCGACCTTGGAATTTAA
- a CDS encoding LPP20 family lipoprotein, with the protein MKKTLLFVAVALAFTACSQRGDISLAPAQPKAEVYGFETVPTATFTAFGDGVPPLDTYSPAQARALAKRAAIADAQRQIATKLFGVKINAKDTVKDAMLKSSIIEARVHGLVKNAAIVDEQYKDGLYRVEMEVQMDKATWERLFAY; encoded by the coding sequence ATGAAAAAAACTTTACTTTTTGTTGCTGTAGCACTTGCGTTTACAGCTTGTTCGCAAAGAGGCGATATCTCTCTTGCACCAGCTCAGCCAAAGGCTGAAGTTTATGGCTTTGAGACTGTGCCAACAGCTACATTTACAGCATTTGGTGATGGTGTGCCACCACTAGATACTTACAGCCCAGCACAAGCTAGAGCACTTGCAAAAAGAGCAGCTATCGCTGATGCGCAACGCCAAATCGCAACCAAATTATTTGGAGTAAAAATCAACGCTAAAGATACTGTAAAAGACGCAATGCTAAAAAGCTCTATCATCGAAGCACGCGTTCATGGTCTAGTAAAAAACGCAGCTATCGTTGATGAGCAATACAAAGACGGACTTTACAGAGTTGAGATGGAAGTTCAAATGGATAAGGCTACATGGGAAAGACTATTTGCCTACTAA
- the rimP gene encoding ribosome maturation factor RimP, which translates to MSEIEKIIKELGCELYDTESVSENGHAIYRVYITKSGGVSLDECQKVSQMLSPIYDVMPPISGDKWFLEVSSPGLERKLTKIEHFKLSLGEKAKITLNDKSVITGDIKAVDNEIITILADEGEQKISFNDIKKARTFIEWQKF; encoded by the coding sequence ATGAGTGAAATTGAAAAAATCATAAAAGAACTTGGCTGCGAGCTATATGATACTGAGAGCGTGAGTGAAAATGGGCACGCGATTTATAGAGTTTATATCACAAAAAGCGGTGGTGTTAGCCTAGATGAGTGCCAAAAAGTAAGCCAAATGCTAAGCCCTATTTATGATGTAATGCCGCCTATTTCAGGTGATAAATGGTTTTTGGAAGTCTCAAGCCCAGGGCTAGAGCGCAAGCTTACTAAAATAGAGCATTTTAAACTCTCTCTTGGCGAAAAAGCAAAAATAACGCTAAATGATAAAAGCGTAATCACAGGTGATATAAAAGCTGTGGATAATGAAATAATCACTATTTTAGCTGATGAGGGCGAGCAAAAAATCTCTTTTAATGATATTAAAAAAGCTCGCACTTTTATAGAGTGGCAGAAATTCTAA
- the rbfA gene encoding 30S ribosome-binding factor RbfA, translating to MTPAQIKLLRTQSVLKELIPQALSTLDDELLHGLCVTDVECKRGRYDAFVYLDKMMLDEREQAYILSHLKRVSPVIQNFILETEGWFRAPKLHFKFDDILERQNAMDALFAKVEMELKTGKKAKE from the coding sequence ATGACACCAGCACAAATAAAATTACTAAGAACGCAAAGTGTGCTAAAAGAGCTGATACCACAGGCTTTAAGCACGCTTGATGATGAGCTCTTGCATGGGCTTTGTGTAACTGATGTGGAGTGTAAAAGGGGTCGCTATGATGCTTTTGTGTATTTAGATAAAATGATGCTTGATGAGCGTGAGCAGGCGTATATTTTAAGTCATTTAAAGCGTGTTAGCCCTGTGATACAAAACTTTATTTTAGAAACTGAGGGGTGGTTTAGAGCACCTAAGCTTCATTTTAAATTTGATGATATTTTAGAGCGTCAAAATGCGATGGATGCGCTCTTTGCCAAGGTTGAAATGGAGCTAAAAACTGGCAAAAAAGCAAAAGAATAA
- a CDS encoding formate dehydrogenase subunit gamma, with protein MKLLSWLLLGLAPLFADGSNQQDSPLWGQARLLNIDTYTDGFAPLWVNLQGGHYFAYALVILVLAVVVAFALHYLVIGPKHFDHHGKKIYAFNAFIRAMHALAAISWIILVPTGAIMMWGESFGGGAFVRFAKNAHGIATIIFCIAVLPLLFSWLKRMLPAIYDIKWMLIVGGYLSKKKRPVPAGKFNAGQKSWFWIAFPGGLVMIITGAAMYFLDFNGGDIFGISQIELLRISAIIHNALGIVCAVFLLVHIYMACFAIAGAIHSMIHGYKEEEEVFILHHEWYKELRKKGKIERSKYEEQYKAQ; from the coding sequence ATGAAACTTTTATCTTGGCTACTGCTTGGCTTAGCGCCACTTTTTGCTGATGGGTCAAACCAGCAAGATAGCCCCCTTTGGGGGCAGGCTCGCCTTTTAAACATAGATACTTACACTGATGGCTTTGCGCCACTTTGGGTGAATTTACAAGGTGGGCATTATTTTGCCTATGCGCTTGTGATTTTGGTGCTTGCAGTGGTGGTCGCGTTTGCTTTACATTACTTAGTTATTGGGCCAAAGCACTTTGATCATCACGGCAAAAAAATTTATGCCTTTAACGCCTTTATTCGCGCTATGCACGCACTAGCAGCTATTAGCTGGATAATTTTAGTGCCAACTGGTGCTATTATGATGTGGGGCGAGAGCTTTGGTGGTGGTGCGTTTGTGAGATTTGCTAAAAACGCTCATGGCATAGCTACAATTATCTTTTGTATAGCTGTGCTGCCGCTGCTTTTTAGCTGGCTAAAACGCATGCTACCAGCAATCTATGATATAAAATGGATGCTAATCGTGGGTGGCTATCTAAGCAAGAAAAAGCGTCCAGTGCCTGCTGGTAAGTTTAACGCTGGGCAAAAAAGCTGGTTTTGGATAGCATTTCCGGGTGGACTTGTGATGATAATCACAGGTGCAGCGATGTATTTTCTGGACTTTAATGGCGGAGATATTTTTGGCATTAGCCAAATCGAGTTGCTTCGCATCTCAGCGATAATTCACAACGCACTTGGCATAGTTTGCGCTGTGTTTTTGCTAGTTCATATCTACATGGCTTGCTTTGCCATTGCTGGAGCGATACACTCTATGATTCACGGCTATAAAGAAGAAGAAGAGGTTTTTATATTGCACCACGAGTGGTATAAAGAACTTCGCAAAAAAGGCAAAATAGAACGCTCAAAATACGAAGAGCAGTATAAAGCTCAGTGA
- the fdh3B gene encoding formate dehydrogenase FDH3 subunit beta, whose product MARMKFYVDTNRCTSCFACQVACSSAHEVPVGINRRKVITLNEGIEGREISSTIACQHCTDAPCSQVCPVKCFYIREDGIVLHDKKECIGCGYCLYACPFGAPQFPRDGAFGIKGAMDKCTMCAGGPEPTNSHEERELYGQNRIAEGKVPMCAAVCSTNALLVGDAVEVSNMYRKRVLGRNANRKNDDLSLNGEYANLAQLAGARV is encoded by the coding sequence ATGGCAAGAATGAAGTTTTATGTGGATACTAACCGCTGTACTAGCTGTTTTGCTTGCCAAGTGGCTTGCAGCTCAGCACACGAAGTGCCTGTGGGTATAAATCGCCGCAAGGTTATCACACTAAATGAAGGTATAGAGGGGCGAGAGATTTCTAGCACTATTGCTTGTCAGCACTGCACAGATGCGCCTTGTTCGCAGGTTTGTCCTGTAAAATGCTTTTATATCCGTGAAGATGGCATAGTGCTTCACGATAAAAAAGAGTGTATAGGATGCGGATATTGCCTATATGCTTGTCCTTTTGGTGCGCCACAGTTTCCAAGAGACGGCGCCTTTGGCATAAAAGGTGCTATGGATAAATGCACCATGTGCGCAGGTGGCCCAGAGCCTACAAATAGCCATGAGGAGCGTGAGCTATACGGACAAAACCGCATAGCAGAGGGCAAGGTTCCTATGTGTGCTGCTGTTTGTTCGACAAATGCTCTTTTGGTAGGTGATGCTGTAGAAGTGTCTAATATGTATAGAAAACGCGTGCTAGGCAGAAACGCAAACCGCAAAAACGATGATCTAAGCCTAAATGGCGAATACGCAAATCTAGCGCAGCTAGCTGGAGCTAGGGTATGA